The window TCATCAAAGTATCTAAAAAGTGCCAGAATGCAAATATCATTTTATCTCTATTATCTAAAACAAAAAGGATTCTTGATAAATGGTGAACTTTTAATTCCTGAAGAAAGAAAAAGAGAAAAGATTGTTCTAACAACAGAGATAGAAGAGGAATTAGAAAAAGCAATAACAGAAATAAATAAGATATTAAACCAGGAAAAACCACCAAAACCTGTTAAAATTCCATATTGCAAAAATTGTGCTTACAAGGAGATGTGCTGGAGTTAGAAATGGCTATCAAAAGAATTAAAAAAAGAAATATTCCATTACCTATAATTATTTGTGGTTTAGCAGTTGAGATTTATACACGGGAATTTTATATAAGTGGAAATATTGAATTGGTTTCCCGTATAGAAAAGAAATCGAACAGAAGAAATTTTATCTGATAAATATTTTAGAGAAATTTTAAAGGATTACATTAAATAAAGGGAGTTGTATGAAAAAGCCAATTTATATTTTTAATGATGGAGAGCTTAAAAGAAAAGATAATACACTCTTCTTTGTAAAAGAGAATGAGAAAAAAACAATACCTGTAAATGCTGTTTCTGAAATTCATGTTTTTGGAGAAATTGAACTAAACAAAAGAGTTTTAGAATTTTTCACCAAAAATAAAATACCTATCTTTTTCTATAATTACTACGGATACTACATTGGAAGTTACTATCCCCGTGAATACTTAAATTCTGGCTTAATAGTTTTAAGACAGGCAGAATTTTATCTTGACGAAAAAGAAAGAGTTTATTTAGCAAAAAGTTTTGTCCAAGGAGCAATCTCAAATATGCTAAAAAACTTTTCGTACTACAAAAAATCTAAAGAAAAGTATATAAAACCATATATTAATGAGATTGAAGAAAAATCAAAAGAAATAATTAGCAGAAAAAACATTAGTTCTTTAATGGCATTAGAAGGAGAAATAAGGAAAATATACTACGAAGCATTTAATATTATCCTGAACATTGGAGATTTCCATTTTGATAAAAGAACAAAAAGGCCACCAGAGAATCCACTAAATGCCTTAATTAGTTTTGGAAACTCACTTATCTATACAACAGTTCTTTCCCAGATTTACAGAACACATCTCGATCCAAGAATAGGCTACCTGCACGAAACAAATCAGAGAAGTTTCAGTTTGAACCTTGATCTGGCGGAAATTTTTAAGCCGGTTATTGTAGATAGAATTATCTTTAGTTTGGTAAATAAGAAACAGATTCAACTGAAACATTTTGATTCTGATATAAACTACTCATATTTAAATGAAAAAGGAAAGCAGATATTCATAAGAGCATTTGAAGATAGATTGTCAAATACTATCAAGTATAAAAATTATAAAATCTCAGAAAAGATTAGAAACTGTCTATAAGTCTGTAAGTATTAATACATAAAGGTAATTTCTAAAAAAAGTTATATAAAAAAGTTTAGAAAAAATTTTTAAAGGGCAAATTTTTGATTAAAAAATTCTCAAAATAGTTTAGAAATTTTCTTTAAAAATTCTAATTTTTTTTGCAACTTTTTAAAAAAATTCTCAAAATAAATTAGAAATTTTCATTATTTATATTAAGTAAAGTTTAATCTTGCAAAAAATGTTGTTTGGAAGTAGGATAAGATTACTATGATGTTAAAAACTGAATTTCAAAACTTATTAGAAGATATAAATCAATCTATCGATGTAATTCTTTTTACGAGAAAAGGTGAAAAGATTTTTGAACCTGAATTTGGATGTGGTATTTGGGAATTATTGGACAGAGGAATTGAGCAAGTTCCTGTTTTGATAGCTTCTGTTTATGATGCTTTAAATAAGTGGGAAAAAAGGATTAGGGTTGATAAAGTAAAGATAAATTCTTTTGAACCCAACACTGGGCAAGTTTCTATTGAGATTTATTACACTATGAGGAACAACAATGAAAGAGGAATTTACAGAGGAAATTTATCTTAAAGAGTTTTGGGATAATCCTGAAATGTATAGAGGGATAAAGCAAAGGGATTTAACTATTTTGAGAAATCTTACATATCCTGAATGGATGGCAAGAACAAATATTGTTGATGATGAGCTTGTCGGTAGAATGCTTGTTGAGCTCGGGTATATAGAAGAAGATTAGCCTATATACCCTTCACTATCGTTCTGTATATCCTTTAAAGCCTGCTCTAATGCCCATTTTAGTTCTGTTGAGCCTTCTTTAAACGCTTGTATGATAACTTTCCTTATATCTTCTGGATTTTGCTTATCTGAAGTGATATTAACCGGAGCGTTAATGCTGATTGGAGCTTCTAACTTTATTTCTCTTGTGGATTTTTCTTTTTGCTGAATTTCTCTGAATTCTTTTACTGCAGATGTCTTTTCCACTATTTCCTTGGTAAAATGGGAACTCTTATTTTGGATCTTAGTGAAGTCAGCTTTTTGTTCTTCTCCTCCAAAGCCAAAGAATTTTAAAATGCCTTTGGCTTTTTCTTTGATTTTATCTATTATTTCAAATGGTTTTTTAATAAAAGATAAAATCCCATCTGTAAAGGTCTGAATTAGTTTTTGTCCTGCTTTTTTTAGGTCAAGGTTGAATAGTTTTTGAACGAGCATATTTATAAGTTTTAAAAATAGTCCTATCGGTGAAAAATCTATTGCAAGTTTTAAGCCTTTGGAAAAGATGTTTTTTAGGGTTTGTAAGCCTGATAACAGAAAATCTTTAGCCGATTGGAATTTTTCTTTTATCCAGTTCCAGATAGAATCCCAGTTTTTATATAAAATAACAACAGCCGCAACAACGCCAATAATAGCCAAAACCAGAGGTGAAAATAAAGCTGTTATTCCTCCAAGAATTGCCCCAAAAGGAGCAAATGCAAATGTAAACATCATTCCAATAACCTGAATAGCAGCTCCAAGGGTTCCTAAAACTGCGATTAGTCCTATAATTGCCAAAACCATTTTAGATATTAGAGGATGTTTTTCTGCGAAACTACCTATATTCTCGGCTATTTTTAGTAATAAATCTCCAACTGGAGCTAAATCTTTTGCTAATTTTCCTGCTGTTTTAATAAATGTTGCTTCAAGCTTTCTCCATGCAGTAGCTATTTTATCAAAGAATGTTTTTGTTTCTTCCCAGGCTTTATCTGTGGCATTTTTATAATTCCCTACAATTTTGTCAGCATTCATAGAAGCCTGTCCCATTGCCTTTAGTATTTTGGCAGATATATCTTCAGTTCCTTGTGTTCCAAAAATCTGTTCCATTATATTTCTGGCAAGTCTTGCATCCTGCTGGTAAAGAATTGAAAGTTCCGTTAGGAGTTTTGCATAGCCTTCTTTTTTCTTTTTATCATCATTACTTTCTATACCTTCTCTAATTTGAGCAAGTAGATGTTTTATTCTTCTTGATTTGTCTTTGAATTTATCTTCTGGCAGAAGCTGGTCTATAACACCAGCTTTTGTTCCAGAACCAACCAGATTTTGCCACATATCAACATCGGTTAATCTTGCTTTGAAACTTTCTTTTATAGTGTCTGCAAGTTTATCATAGTTAAATGCTCCTTCTTTTGCTCCAGCTATAAGCGTTGCTGTGAATTCTTTTGCGTTTAGTCCTGCTTCTTTCATAAGTGGAGCATACTCCCAGAATGTGTCAAGTAAATCTCCAGCTTGGTCTCCTGCTTTTTGATATGCAGTTAAAATAAGGTCAGATGCTTCTTTTGCTGAAATACCCCAAGCTTTATGCATCTGTGTAATTGAACGGGTTATTTCCTTTAAATCCCATTCTGGATTTATTTTTTGTAGTTTTAAAGCCTGTATAGTTGCTTCTTTAAGCTCTTTTGCAGACATATTAGACTGCTGACGAAACTGGGTATAAACTTCTGCTATCTGGTCGGGCATAGCTCCAGTTATTTCGTAAATGTCTGTTAAATCATTTTTAACAGCCTGCAGGTCTTTTGTTGTAAGCTCGGTTCTGGCAATAATAAGCCTTGCCTGTCTGTCTATTTGTGTAGCTTTGTCAATAATTCCTTTGATAGAAAATGAAGCTGCAGCTCCAATTCCTCCTATAGTAGCTATGCTTTTTAACTTTGCTCCAAAGGTTTCAAGGGTAGAAGATGAAAGTTTTTTCTCTAAATTTTCGTATTCTTTAGCTGTTTGCTGGAGTTCTTTCTGTAGTCTGTCATACTCTTTTGATAGATTTTTTGTTTCTATGCCTTCTTTTTGAAGCTGCTGTTTTAAGCGGGTTGCATCGTTAACTGCTTTGTTTTTAGCTTGAGATATCATTTTGAGTTTATCTTTATTTTCTGCAAGCTCTAAGGAGTTTTTCTCTATTTCTCTTTTTAGCTTTTCTATTTTCTGTGCCAGTTCTTGGGATTTCCCTCCTGTTTTTTGATACTGCCTTTGTGTTTCTTTTAGCTCTTGATTTAGTTTTTTCTGTTTATTTTCAAGTAGTTTTATCTTCTTTGAAAGCTCAACCTCTGCTTTTGAAAATTTTTCTATATCCTGTGATAGTTGTTTAAGTCCTTTTATAGTTTTTAAAGTGTTATCAAGCTGTTGTATTTTCCCTTCCAAATCTTTGGCTTTAGCTTTAATCTTATCTACCTTTTTAGAAAATAAATCATTCACTCCTACAGCAAGCTGAAGTAAAAATTCTCTACCTTGCATTTTCTATCTGCTCCTTTTGTTTTTCTTTGTATTTAACTGTCATTTCTGCCACATATAAAAGCTCTGATGGAGTCATATCTAAAATCTCCTTATACGAATATCCAAACTCAACAAGTGCAGGTATTACTATTTCTGTGAATTGTCCGAATTCTTCGCTAAATACTGCAAAAAATCCTCATCAATTCCCATTACCTTCATTGCTATGTTATCTAAATCTTCAGCTGATAGTTTTTCTGCAAGTTCAAGCGACGGTATTTTTACTCCAAAATCGCAAAGTCTGTTAATTAGACAAAGTAAAAATCCATCTCCTTCTTCTGTTCCAAATACTGATTTTGCCTCTGTTTTTGCCTTTATCCTGTCTATAACTTTAACCTGTGTTTTTTTTATCGTGCATTTTTCTACCTTTTGTCCTTCATATTCAAAAGGCTCTATAAGCTGATATTCCATATCTATCCTCCGATATATTTAATTGTGATATTTGTTTTCCAACCTTCATCTTTTTTGATTGAATGAACAACCTTTTGGGCTTCATAAACTCCACCTAAAAAGCCGTATCTATCCTCTGGGATAATAATCTTATCCCCTGCATTTACAGGCTGCCCGTAAATGGTAAAAGTTCCTTCTGCTCGTAGGTCTGTTTTTATCTTCTGGATATAGGCTTTTACTTTTTGTTTAGCTTCATTTAAATTGTGAGCTATGTCTTGAATTCTTACTGTTTTACCTTCTTTTGCACCAGGAACCTCTTCTTTATAAAGCTGAACCTGTTTTGAGTTTGGTTTGTAATAAAGCATTTCAACAAATTTGACTGCTTCTTTTTTTGCTTTAAATCTTATCTGGTCATCTATTAGGTAGTTAGTTAAATTAAGCTCTTGTGTTTTAAGTTGATTTGAAAAAACTACTACACCGCTTCTTATGAAAAATCTGCAGTTGTATTTTTTCGCTAATTGTTTTAAAAACTGTTCGTAAGATTGGTTTGCTATGTCTATTCTTTCTATAAAAACATCTGGAGTTTCAACTATAGATTTTTTACTGCATCTGTTTATTATTTGCTGGACAAGTTCTTTAAGCTGAATATTCTCATAGCCTTCATTTCTTATTTTTTTGAAATTGTCTAAATCTTCTAAAGCCTGGGAAGTTGCTTTAACTGTGAGGATAGATCCTTTAGCTTTGCAGGTAAAATCATCTCCAACATAAAATGTTCCAATTGTGAACTCTTTTAGACTGCCATCTTTATCGTTATAGATAATAGAAGCCTCTACTTTTGAATTTGTCTGGATTGCCCAATTTTTTAAAAATCTTCTGTCGTGGTTTGCAAGTGTAATCTGAAGCTCATCTTTTGCTTTTTCTTCAATGCTGTCTGTATAGACTATTTCAAGTATAAAGTTTGATATATCTCTTGTGGCATCTTTATCATTTATAAAAAGCTTTATTTTTGGCTGTCTAATTTCCATTATTCTTTCCACGCTGGTTTTGGTAGTTTTTTAACTGGTTTTTCTTCTAAAATGGGGATTTTTAGCCTTAAACCTGCTGGCAGTAGTGGTGAGTATAAAATTTCTGGTGGAATTTCTTTTTCATTAGCTTGCTGGATAATATCAAACTTATCTGAAACTCCATAGAACTGATAGCTTATCAAGTCCCATCTGTCGTCTTGTTTGCTGATATATTCAGTCCACATTTTGAACCTCTAAAAACTTAATGTTTGCCGTGATTTTAACTATTTCTCCATTTTGTTTATATTCAGCCTGTTTTTCTATACTTTCTATTACGAAGTTTCCAAGTATTTCCTGTCCTATTACAAGTGTTTCTGATTCTGTTTGGTTCATCAAATCAACCAGTTCTTGAAAATCATCATTGGGACTGTCAGAAAAAGGCTGAGCAATGTTTATAACCATTTCAAGTGTTCTTGCAGTTTCTCCAGTATCTTCAATAATTGGATAGGTGTTTATTACATTGTGCTTAATTTTTCTTCTGCCAAGTCTTTCCTTAATACCTCTTGGATTAACTCCAAATATTTCAAAAGCTATCTGTCCGTAAGCTCCAAACATCACTGATAACCTTCAAATATAAAGTTTTTTACAGTTGCAACATCAAAAATCTGCTCAATCATAAAAATAAGCTCTATTTCAAACCTATCTTGAAAACCAGGGAATTTTTTTGCGTCTTCTATGTCTTCATTATCTGTAAATAGAACAGGTTCAAGATTTCCTTCTATGTTTACAGGCTTTATAACTGCCTGTCCTTTTATGTAAAAGTTTTCAATATTTTCATTAATCTCGGGTAGCTTATCTACAGTCTTAAAAAAATGTTGCAGTAAAGTCGAATACTTCATTGCTGAAAGTAAAAGGCTGTCTTTATTATTTGCCCCTCTAATGTTTAGCTCTACTAAAACTGGCAGTGTAGCTATGTAATAAACGGCTGTTTTACCTTTAATTTCATTGCCATTTTCATCGTAAACCTTTTTATATTCCTGTCTACCGATTTTAAATTTTTGTGGTTTTAATCTTATTTCCTGTAATTTATAAACATTTGCAGGGTCTATTATTACTGGTAGTCTTGTAAATTCTTGTAAGCTTTGTTGTAAATGTTTTAAAAATAGCATTATAATCCCTCATACAAAATATTTTCTGCAAGCTGGTAAAGCTCATTAATCTGGTCATCTGTAAGTTCCATAAATGGTCTTTCTGGAATTTTTACTTTTTTTCTTCTTACAAATAAAACAATAGGCTTTCCTTTAGGTGGAACTCCTAAAATGGACTTTTCTTTAAAAACTATTTTCCAATCTTGGTTTTCAAGATTTTTTAAAACCCCTTTAACTCCAACTAAATCAACCATCTTTTTAATTTTCTTATTTGCAGGAATTGCAAGTTTTTTGGCTTTTTTAGGTTTAATTTCTCCTCCAAAGTGTAAGATAAGAGCATATTTAAGATTAGTTCCTACTATAACTTTTCCATCTTTAACAGTTCCTGTGATTGAAGCTCTTAAATGTCCTGCATTTCGAAGTGGTGGCTTATTACCTTTCAGTTTTAGAGTTAAAGGAGCATTCCTAACATCAGAGTTATCTATATTCTTTTGAATTTCTGCAATAACAAAAGGTTTTATTGCCTGTGGTAGTTTTTGAATATTTTCTCCAAACTTATCTATTTTGCTTAGAAAATCTACAATGGGTTTCATGGATTTTATTTTATGTGCTTGTTTAGGTCAGGGTGTTATATATAACACCTCCCCTTTTCTTTTCATATATCTTGATTTGTATGAGTGAAAAATTACTACCAGATATCTTAAGAAAAGATAAGAGATTAGAAGCATTTGCAGAGCTTGAAGGAAAATCTTTTGAGCAAGTATCTGCAAAAATACCTTATTTGCTTATTTATAAACTTGAAAATCTATCAGATAGTGAGCTTGAAGAGCTTGCGTGGCAGTTTGATATTTCACAAACAGAATGGGAGCTTGCTACAGAT of the Persephonella hydrogeniphila genome contains:
- the cas4 gene encoding CRISPR-associated protein Cas4, with the protein product MEKININGTLIWYYYICPREVWLIGHSIEADQESDFLILGKHIHEIFYKRQKKEFLIDNTVKIDILPSKKVIGEIKKSSKYLKSARMQISFYLYYLKQKGFLINGELLIPEERKREKIVLTTEIEEELEKAITEINKILNQEKPPKPVKIPYCKNCAYKEMCWS
- the cas1b gene encoding type I-B CRISPR-associated endonuclease Cas1b gives rise to the protein MKKPIYIFNDGELKRKDNTLFFVKENEKKTIPVNAVSEIHVFGEIELNKRVLEFFTKNKIPIFFYNYYGYYIGSYYPREYLNSGLIVLRQAEFYLDEKERVYLAKSFVQGAISNMLKNFSYYKKSKEKYIKPYINEIEEKSKEIISRKNISSLMALEGEIRKIYYEAFNIILNIGDFHFDKRTKRPPENPLNALISFGNSLIYTTVLSQIYRTHLDPRIGYLHETNQRSFSLNLDLAEIFKPVIVDRIIFSLVNKKQIQLKHFDSDINYSYLNEKGKQIFIRAFEDRLSNTIKYKNYKISEKIRNCL
- a CDS encoding GPW/gp25 family protein, with product MLKTEFQNLLEDINQSIDVILFTRKGEKIFEPEFGCGIWELLDRGIEQVPVLIASVYDALNKWEKRIRVDKVKINSFEPNTGQVSIEIYYTMRNNNERGIYRGNLS
- a CDS encoding phage tail tape measure protein, coding for MQGREFLLQLAVGVNDLFSKKVDKIKAKAKDLEGKIQQLDNTLKTIKGLKQLSQDIEKFSKAEVELSKKIKLLENKQKKLNQELKETQRQYQKTGGKSQELAQKIEKLKREIEKNSLELAENKDKLKMISQAKNKAVNDATRLKQQLQKEGIETKNLSKEYDRLQKELQQTAKEYENLEKKLSSSTLETFGAKLKSIATIGGIGAAASFSIKGIIDKATQIDRQARLIIARTELTTKDLQAVKNDLTDIYEITGAMPDQIAEVYTQFRQQSNMSAKELKEATIQALKLQKINPEWDLKEITRSITQMHKAWGISAKEASDLILTAYQKAGDQAGDLLDTFWEYAPLMKEAGLNAKEFTATLIAGAKEGAFNYDKLADTIKESFKARLTDVDMWQNLVGSGTKAGVIDQLLPEDKFKDKSRRIKHLLAQIREGIESNDDKKKKEGYAKLLTELSILYQQDARLARNIMEQIFGTQGTEDISAKILKAMGQASMNADKIVGNYKNATDKAWEETKTFFDKIATAWRKLEATFIKTAGKLAKDLAPVGDLLLKIAENIGSFAEKHPLISKMVLAIIGLIAVLGTLGAAIQVIGMMFTFAFAPFGAILGGITALFSPLVLAIIGVVAAVVILYKNWDSIWNWIKEKFQSAKDFLLSGLQTLKNIFSKGLKLAIDFSPIGLFLKLINMLVQKLFNLDLKKAGQKLIQTFTDGILSFIKKPFEIIDKIKEKAKGILKFFGFGGEEQKADFTKIQNKSSHFTKEIVEKTSAVKEFREIQQKEKSTREIKLEAPISINAPVNITSDKQNPEDIRKVIIQAFKEGSTELKWALEQALKDIQNDSEGYIG
- a CDS encoding phage late control D family protein, which codes for MEIRQPKIKLFINDKDATRDISNFILEIVYTDSIEEKAKDELQITLANHDRRFLKNWAIQTNSKVEASIIYNDKDGSLKEFTIGTFYVGDDFTCKAKGSILTVKATSQALEDLDNFKKIRNEGYENIQLKELVQQIINRCSKKSIVETPDVFIERIDIANQSYEQFLKQLAKKYNCRFFIRSGVVVFSNQLKTQELNLTNYLIDDQIRFKAKKEAVKFVEMLYYKPNSKQVQLYKEEVPGAKEGKTVRIQDIAHNLNEAKQKVKAYIQKIKTDLRAEGTFTIYGQPVNAGDKIIIPEDRYGFLGGVYEAQKVVHSIKKDEGWKTNITIKYIGG
- a CDS encoding phage tail protein, with translation MFGAYGQIAFEIFGVNPRGIKERLGRRKIKHNVINTYPIIEDTGETARTLEMVINIAQPFSDSPNDDFQELVDLMNQTESETLVIGQEILGNFVIESIEKQAEYKQNGEIVKITANIKFLEVQNVD